In Anopheles cruzii unplaced genomic scaffold, idAnoCruzAS_RS32_06 scaffold05064_ctg1, whole genome shotgun sequence, the DNA window CCGGTTCGCCAAGGATTTACCGTGCACGGAACCGTATTATCCGTTCATTGGAAATggacatttatttattgggAAGTCACGCGAGATGATATTTAACCGTTTGATGAAACCGTTTGCCGAATACGATCGCTGGTTTCAGCTATGGCTCGGACCGAAGCTGGTCATTGGCACGTCGCATCCAGACCTTATGCAATCCGTTCTAATGCATCCAGACTGTCTGGACAAACCGTTTCTCTACGATTTCGTGAAACTCGAGCATGGACTCTTCGGAGGTCATTGTGAGTGGATATAGCATCAGTGATTAGCTACGTTTCTTAGACTTCTGTCGAATCATTGATCTTTCTCGACAGATCATCCGTGGAAAACGCAGCGCAAGGCTCTGAACCCCTCGTTCAATACCC includes these proteins:
- the LOC128277251 gene encoding cytochrome P450 4C1-like, whose amino-acid sequence is MFWLSLVPLLAVVLWLLHIWILQRHRFAKDLPCTEPYYPFIGNGHLFIGKSREMIFNRLMKPFAEYDRWFQLWLGPKLVIGTSHPDLMQSVLMHPDCLDKPFLYDFVKLEHGLFGGHYHPWKTQRKALNPSFNTRILNSFIPVFAKCTEQMMQNLESAVGESRSQTLSIFPIISKCT